A part of Saimiri boliviensis isolate mSaiBol1 chromosome 13, mSaiBol1.pri, whole genome shotgun sequence genomic DNA contains:
- the CHST9 gene encoding carbohydrate sulfotransferase 9 isoform X4: protein MPEDVREKRENLLLNSERSTRVLTKTSHSQGRDQALRNTTGSPTEKWIEEHQGAKTLFNKFSKMNWPVDIHPLNKSLVKDNKWKKTDETQEKRRSFLQEFCKKYGGVSRHQSHLSNTVSRIYVEDKHKILYCEVPKAGCSNWKRILMVLNGLASSAYNISHDAVHYGKHLKKLDSFDLKGIYTRLNTYTKAVFVRDPMERLVSAFRDKFEHPNSYYHPVFGRAIIKKYRPNACEEALINGSGVKFKEFIHYLLDSHRPVGMDIHWEKVSKLCYPCLINYDFVGKFETLEEDANYFLQMIGAPKELKFPNFKDRHSSDERTNAQVVRQYLKDLTTTERQLIYDFYYLDYLMFNYTTPFL, encoded by the coding sequence ATGCCTGAGGAtgtaagagaaaaaagggaaaatctTCTACTCAATTCTGAGAGATCTACTAGGGTCTTAACAAAGACCAGTCATTCACAAGGAAGGGATCAAGCTTTACGTAACACCACAGGGTCACCAACAGAAAAGTGGATTGAAGAACATCAAGGAGCTAAGACTCTTTTCAACAAGTTCAGCAAAATGAATTGGCCAGTGGACATTCACCCTTTAAACAAAAGTTTAGTCAAAgataataaatggaagaaaactgATGAGACCCAAGAGAAACGAAGGTCTTTCCTTCAGGAGTTTTGCAAAAAATACGGTGGGGTGAGTCGTCATCAGTCACATCTTTCTAATACAGTGTCCAGAATCTATGTAGAGGATAAACACAAAATCTTATATTGTGAGGTTCCGAAGGCCGGCTGTTCCAATTGGAAAAGAATTCTGATGGTACTAAATGGATTGGCTTCCTCTGCATACAACATCTCCCATGATGCTGTCCACTATGGAAAGCATTTGAAGAAGCTAGACAGCTTTGACTTAAAAGGGATATATACCCGCTTAAATACTTACACCAAAGCTGTGTTTGTTCGTGATCCCATGGAAAGACTAGTATCAGCCTTTAGGGACAAATTTGAACATCCCAATAGTTATTACCATCCAGTATTCGGAAGGGCAATTATCAAGAAATATCGACCAAATGCCTGTGAGGAAGCATTAATTAATGGATCTGGAGTCAAGTTCAAAGAGTTTATCCACTATTTGCTGGATTCCCACCGTCCAGTAGGAATGGACATTCACTGGGAAAAGGTCAGCAAACTCTGCTATCCATGTTTGATCAACTATGATTTTGTAGGGAAATTTGAAACTTTGGAAGAAGATGCCAATTACTTTTTACAGATGATTGGTGCTCCAAAGGAGCTGAAATTTCCCAACTTTAAGGACAGGCACTCTTCCGATGAAAGAACCAATGCTCAAGTCGTGAGACAGTATTTAAAGGATCTGACTACAACTGAAAGACAATTAATCTATGATTTTTACTACTTGGActatttaatgtttaattataCAACTCCATTTTTGTAG